One region of Aestuariirhabdus haliotis genomic DNA includes:
- a CDS encoding tetratricopeptide repeat protein, with product MEGSRVCYFLLGLFFVMESNSAFANRVQDDEMAFLPPYCWARMRPKSEAEITQWRNIIGPDFMHVHHFCTAKAFIRRSLDPRKTVSAKREDLQVAKNNLEYVFSHLENQGYILLPEINMVMGKVYDRLEEPVLAVRFYQKAIDMNPNFTQGYAAFSEFYRRQGNMEKARGLLMQGIDKNPDSIILKRRIERLASEK from the coding sequence ATGGAAGGTAGTCGAGTATGCTATTTTCTTCTGGGTCTGTTTTTTGTCATGGAATCGAATAGTGCCTTTGCAAATAGGGTGCAGGATGATGAGATGGCTTTTTTGCCTCCTTATTGTTGGGCAAGGATGCGACCGAAAAGCGAGGCTGAAATCACCCAGTGGCGAAACATCATTGGTCCTGATTTTATGCATGTTCACCATTTTTGTACGGCTAAGGCATTTATCCGTCGTTCATTGGATCCTCGTAAAACAGTAAGCGCCAAACGTGAAGATTTGCAGGTAGCGAAAAATAACCTGGAATATGTTTTTTCACATCTCGAGAATCAGGGATATATTCTACTACCTGAGATAAATATGGTAATGGGGAAAGTCTACGACCGGCTTGAGGAACCCGTATTAGCGGTGCGTTTCTACCAGAAGGCAATTGATATGAACCCCAATTTTACCCAGGGCTATGCCGCTTTTTCAGAGTTTTATCGTCGTCAAGGGAATATGGAGAAGGCTCGGGGATTGTTAATGCAAGGTATCGATAAAAACCCGGATTCTATTATTCTCAAACGTCGCATTGAACGTTTGGCGTCGGAAAAATAG
- a CDS encoding glycosyltransferase family 2 protein: protein MTVETDKQCISIIMPSYNSAEYIAHSIESVLSQTYPNWELLLVDDGSSDNSLSIIESYLKDSRIKLLSQQHKGAAKARNLALQEAKGDYVAFLDSDDWWEAEFLQDMLKTATETGCDIAYCGWQRTGLPEKLCPRYVPPDYSQGGLMEALMRENVWPIHSALSRRSLLEHLGGFNETLPCCMDFDLWLRASPDISVALVPKVLSYYRFHSSTQITSQKARLIIVHLEVQLSFLENRPELFQTIPDDQINHWTWDRVRRKAYENFWRGEFTASSQLFRHLLKQGQWHWKDLSHTLFSLLPTYIQERVLPRT, encoded by the coding sequence GTGACGGTCGAAACAGATAAGCAATGCATTTCAATTATTATGCCCAGCTATAATTCAGCGGAATACATAGCACATAGTATTGAGTCTGTATTAAGCCAGACCTATCCAAACTGGGAGTTGCTTCTGGTCGATGACGGATCCTCCGACAACAGCCTCTCAATCATAGAGTCCTATCTGAAAGATTCCCGTATTAAATTACTTAGCCAGCAGCACAAGGGCGCAGCCAAGGCTAGAAATCTGGCTCTGCAGGAGGCCAAAGGTGACTATGTCGCTTTTCTGGATTCCGATGACTGGTGGGAAGCCGAGTTTTTGCAAGATATGCTCAAAACCGCGACCGAAACCGGCTGTGATATTGCTTATTGTGGTTGGCAACGTACAGGGTTACCCGAAAAGCTCTGCCCAAGGTATGTGCCACCCGATTACAGCCAAGGTGGCTTAATGGAGGCTTTGATGAGAGAAAATGTCTGGCCTATTCACTCTGCCCTCTCCCGCCGATCGCTGCTTGAACACTTGGGAGGTTTTAATGAAACCTTACCTTGCTGTATGGATTTTGACCTTTGGTTGAGAGCCTCGCCGGATATTAGCGTCGCTCTGGTCCCTAAGGTCTTATCCTATTATCGTTTCCACAGTTCGACCCAGATCACCAGTCAAAAAGCACGCTTGATCATCGTGCATCTGGAAGTTCAACTCAGCTTTCTGGAAAATCGACCGGAGCTTTTCCAGACCATTCCTGATGACCAAATAAATCACTGGACTTGGGATCGTGTACGACGTAAGGCTTATGAGAACTTCTGGAGAGGAGAATTCACGGCCAGCAGCCAGCTATTTCGCCACCTGCTAAAACAGGGGCAATGGCACTGGAAAGACCTGTCACATACCCTATTCTCTTTACTGCCAACCTATATCCAGGAACGGGTTTTACCCCGGACCTGA
- a CDS encoding NHL repeat-containing protein, with translation MRIVIHLIFLQFFVLTPLTHAAEQQWQVTPFTQSLSGGPDYGSAEQSGAALQHLCGVEDGSLFLTSGQRIDRISPNGQRWPIAGDEFPGYLDGKAPYARFRMGIGAYYKSHNLACANPALVFIGDTGNRRVRRLRREESGWMVDTIAGGGKVQSLSIGQTIEASQINIGNTFSIALQAQHKIIIASRLGAWSVETNTGTARWLGHWPASTAMPGSDKVQLNLMMGDSDRQGNSYFVSRTPDVVIQIDAKDTIRHFAGVVAKHPKPHHLGDGPPLEAYFDTPNSLAVAPDGSAVYVCGGDEYDIRRIPTVDGEHTQTLMQNGFWGTASRHPNKIRGPAVFLPDTKGTLKPEGKLTVMMVSPLYGRDWRGNLYGGIVPWIGMTQFVDGTGLISTHSFALIKAAP, from the coding sequence ATGAGGATAGTAATTCATCTTATCTTTCTGCAATTTTTTGTGCTCACGCCACTGACTCATGCAGCCGAACAACAATGGCAGGTTACCCCCTTTACCCAAAGCCTTAGTGGAGGCCCTGATTACGGTTCTGCTGAGCAATCAGGCGCTGCTTTGCAGCATCTATGCGGAGTTGAGGATGGTTCTTTATTCCTTACCAGTGGCCAACGTATAGATCGTATCTCACCAAACGGCCAACGCTGGCCGATCGCAGGCGATGAGTTTCCGGGATACCTCGATGGAAAGGCCCCTTATGCTCGCTTCAGAATGGGTATCGGTGCCTATTACAAGAGTCATAACCTTGCTTGCGCCAACCCTGCATTGGTATTCATCGGCGATACCGGAAATCGACGAGTCAGGCGTTTGCGCCGGGAGGAATCGGGTTGGATGGTCGATACCATAGCCGGTGGCGGTAAGGTGCAATCCCTGTCAATCGGCCAAACCATCGAGGCCAGCCAGATCAATATCGGTAACACTTTCAGCATAGCTCTACAGGCGCAACACAAAATCATCATAGCGAGTCGATTGGGTGCATGGTCGGTAGAAACCAATACAGGAACAGCGCGATGGCTGGGGCACTGGCCCGCAAGCACTGCAATGCCTGGCTCAGACAAGGTGCAGTTAAATCTTATGATGGGAGATTCAGACAGACAGGGTAATAGCTACTTCGTCTCCCGTACTCCCGATGTTGTTATCCAGATAGATGCCAAGGATACAATCCGTCATTTTGCTGGAGTTGTTGCCAAACACCCCAAACCCCACCATCTCGGAGATGGGCCACCACTAGAAGCTTACTTTGATACACCTAACTCACTCGCTGTTGCGCCAGATGGTTCGGCGGTCTATGTCTGCGGCGGCGATGAATATGATATCCGGCGAATTCCAACAGTCGACGGCGAACACACTCAAACGCTGATGCAAAACGGATTCTGGGGAACAGCTAGCCGACACCCCAATAAAATCCGAGGCCCAGCAGTTTTTTTACCGGATACAAAAGGAACACTAAAACCCGAAGGCAAACTGACTGTTATGATGGTATCCCCTCTCTATGGTCGCGATTGGCGCGGTAACCTCTACGGTGGCATTGTTCCCTGGATCGGTATGACTCAGTTTGTCGATGGCACCGGGCTAATTTCCACCCACAGTTTTGCTCTCATCAAGGCAGCTCCATGA
- a CDS encoding S1 family peptidase: protein MQSNKSSINGLKPIFNKSSNASISGLILLLVFWSSFATAGSEQFESVVERISPLVVGVGSYLRTRTPAPLLAGTGFVVGDGYHVITNDHVVTKSLTDEVGEELVVFVGKGRSAERRKARLLRRDAEHDLALLRISGTSLPAFPLAENSRTVREGRQVAFTGFPIGVVLGLYPVTHRGYVSSISPVAIPAVSSGQLNVEMVKRLRDPFLVYQLDATAYPGNSGSPLYDPENGELLGVINKVFVKESKESLLERPSGITYAIPARYVRELLKDK from the coding sequence TTGCAGAGTAATAAGTCCAGTATTAATGGCTTGAAGCCTATCTTTAATAAATCCAGCAATGCCAGTATATCGGGTCTGATTCTCCTGCTGGTGTTTTGGTCTTCTTTTGCTACAGCAGGTAGTGAGCAGTTTGAATCTGTTGTTGAGAGAATAAGTCCTCTAGTGGTCGGTGTGGGTAGTTATTTGAGAACCCGCACACCAGCGCCTTTATTGGCGGGTACGGGTTTTGTTGTCGGGGATGGCTATCACGTTATTACTAATGACCATGTGGTGACCAAGTCGCTGACCGATGAGGTCGGGGAGGAGCTGGTTGTGTTTGTCGGCAAGGGTCGTAGCGCCGAGCGTAGAAAGGCCCGACTACTGCGTCGGGACGCGGAGCATGATCTGGCTCTGCTGCGAATATCAGGAACCTCCTTACCGGCTTTTCCTCTGGCAGAAAACTCCCGAACGGTACGAGAAGGGCGGCAAGTTGCTTTCACCGGATTTCCCATTGGGGTCGTGCTAGGCCTGTATCCGGTTACGCATCGAGGCTACGTTTCTAGTATTAGTCCCGTGGCAATTCCTGCCGTGAGCAGTGGTCAGTTGAATGTCGAAATGGTCAAACGACTGCGTGATCCCTTTTTGGTCTATCAATTGGATGCTACCGCCTACCCAGGGAATAGCGGAAGTCCTCTGTACGATCCCGAGAACGGGGAGTTGTTAGGGGTCATTAACAAGGTGTTTGTTAAGGAATCAAAAGAGAGTTTGCTGGAAAGGCCGAGCGGTATCACCTATGCCATTCCTGCACGTTATGTCAGGGAGCTGCTTAAAGATAAGTAG
- a CDS encoding lipopolysaccharide biosynthesis protein yields MTLSQRIRINTLWMLGGNVGQNILAFLAGIILARLLAPADFGMLVTIQIFTGAAGLIAAGGMGVALIQARDLKENDANVVFSVQSGICLIIFLIFYGIAPFFAQWFDDSIYRDMLRVSALTFLIRPLSNIPSALLTRAQRLKEVAIVRMLTLIVSSSASIYLAYIGWQTWSLIFGGLIGASFQALALMIASGWRPGYTYDRDSATQLGWFGVKFATIDIVMYTRKQLENLITSYQLGAQQVGLLNKGSSLSELPTKIVVSSAYQTLFRALSSLQDNKNQSLYLFQKALVLMQCVSWPCYLGLAWVAEPFVLLVYGEKWLFCVPPLQIFCIAALLHTPSMYSGAVVAAQNQLGKEVPIQIEATCIKLIAVLIGVQWGILGVAFAMLPSMAYLSFRMGLLACRSLGCSIGIMFRAMVPAIVMNLLMLAALTLSDMVITDHRSWTYLLLTSVWGALVYGAIFMLAPVPEIREEKQRVIDQVRKKIGLHPSASKDVD; encoded by the coding sequence ATGACCTTAAGCCAACGTATTCGAATTAATACCTTGTGGATGCTTGGGGGTAATGTTGGCCAAAATATTTTGGCCTTCCTGGCCGGCATTATTTTGGCCAGGCTTCTTGCCCCCGCCGATTTCGGCATGCTCGTTACAATTCAGATTTTTACCGGTGCCGCCGGACTTATCGCCGCAGGCGGCATGGGTGTCGCACTTATTCAGGCCAGAGACCTGAAAGAAAACGATGCCAATGTTGTCTTCAGCGTTCAAAGCGGTATTTGCCTGATCATATTTCTAATCTTTTATGGTATTGCTCCTTTTTTTGCCCAATGGTTTGACGACAGCATTTATCGCGATATGTTGCGAGTGTCCGCACTCACCTTTCTTATTCGCCCCCTGTCAAACATCCCTTCCGCTTTATTAACACGAGCACAGCGTCTTAAAGAGGTTGCCATCGTTCGTATGTTGACCTTAATCGTCAGCTCTAGCGCAAGCATCTATCTTGCTTATATCGGTTGGCAGACCTGGAGTTTGATATTTGGCGGATTAATCGGAGCCAGTTTTCAAGCCCTGGCGTTAATGATTGCGAGCGGATGGCGTCCTGGGTATACCTACGACCGAGACAGTGCCACACAATTGGGTTGGTTTGGCGTAAAGTTCGCCACCATCGACATTGTTATGTACACAAGAAAGCAACTCGAGAACCTTATCACCAGCTACCAGCTGGGGGCTCAACAGGTGGGGTTACTGAATAAAGGCAGCAGTTTATCCGAACTGCCAACAAAAATTGTGGTCTCATCCGCGTATCAGACCCTGTTCAGAGCGCTTTCGTCATTACAGGATAATAAGAACCAATCTTTGTACCTGTTTCAAAAGGCATTGGTGTTAATGCAATGTGTAAGCTGGCCCTGCTATCTCGGTCTGGCATGGGTTGCCGAGCCTTTTGTGCTTCTGGTTTATGGTGAAAAATGGTTGTTCTGTGTACCCCCACTGCAGATTTTCTGCATTGCGGCCCTACTCCATACCCCCTCGATGTATTCTGGCGCTGTCGTCGCCGCCCAAAACCAGCTAGGCAAGGAAGTGCCCATTCAAATTGAGGCCACCTGCATCAAACTGATTGCCGTACTTATTGGCGTTCAATGGGGAATTCTAGGGGTTGCCTTTGCAATGTTGCCCAGTATGGCCTATCTCTCGTTTCGTATGGGCTTATTAGCATGCCGGTCTCTGGGGTGTTCCATTGGCATCATGTTCCGAGCTATGGTACCGGCCATTGTTATGAACCTGCTGATGCTAGCCGCCCTGACGCTCAGCGATATGGTTATTACGGACCATAGATCCTGGACCTACCTGCTACTGACTTCTGTCTGGGGAGCCCTGGTGTATGGCGCAATTTTTATGCTCGCACCGGTGCCTGAAATTCGCGAAGAAAAACAACGGGTAATCGATCAAGTCCGAAAGAAAATCGGCTTGCATCCCTCGGCATCAAAAGATGTTGACTAG
- a CDS encoding TIGR03013 family XrtA/PEP-CTERM system glycosyltransferase, translating to MSSIRIFKHHVRTPYLILGLLEFALFFTGIFCAIWLRYGSLAPELSNEELLPLTYRAGLVSATFVVCMYALGMYQSRLREGSSGLVLRTLISFTIANLTLALFYFLVPELIIGRGVFFISAVINLLFLSATRLVFGKLVDEKVLRVRVMVLGAGERASRIAKRFRRQSDRRGFKIVGYLPANDQEPMICTDRAIITDMSLSNLCVAHQIDEVVVAVDDRRQGLPVKDLVECKMLGIDVIDEVSFFERETGKIEIDLLSPGWIIFADGFHNGLYKLETRRLFDILIALTLLIITSPLILATYLAIKLDDGFSAPALFRQIRTGLGGEPFELIKFRSMVIDAEKDGAVWASKNDPRTTRIGKILRTYRFDELPQLINVLRGDMSFVGPRPERPEFIEQLKEQIPYYDERHRIKPGLAGWAQLCYPYGATINDARQKFKYDLYYLKNHSLFLDILILIQTAEVILFGKGAR from the coding sequence GTGAGCAGTATTCGAATATTCAAACACCATGTAAGAACCCCCTACCTTATTTTGGGTCTATTAGAATTCGCCTTGTTCTTCACAGGAATATTTTGTGCCATCTGGTTACGCTATGGTTCACTGGCACCAGAGCTTAGCAACGAAGAGTTACTCCCTTTAACCTACCGTGCCGGTCTGGTCAGCGCCACCTTCGTTGTCTGTATGTACGCCCTGGGCATGTACCAATCGCGCCTACGGGAAGGCTCCAGTGGCCTCGTGTTAAGAACCCTCATTAGTTTTACCATAGCCAATCTCACATTAGCGCTGTTCTACTTTCTGGTTCCTGAACTCATTATTGGTCGAGGCGTTTTCTTTATTTCCGCTGTTATCAATCTATTGTTTCTCAGTGCTACCAGGCTGGTATTTGGCAAACTCGTTGATGAAAAGGTGCTACGGGTCAGGGTTATGGTGCTTGGCGCCGGCGAACGTGCCAGCCGTATTGCCAAGCGGTTCAGGCGTCAATCTGATCGTCGAGGTTTTAAAATTGTCGGTTACCTTCCTGCCAATGATCAGGAACCCATGATTTGTACAGATCGCGCTATCATTACTGACATGTCCCTTAGCAATTTATGCGTGGCCCACCAGATCGATGAAGTTGTGGTAGCAGTAGATGATCGCCGCCAGGGCCTGCCGGTCAAGGACTTAGTCGAGTGCAAAATGTTAGGCATCGATGTCATTGACGAAGTCAGTTTTTTCGAGCGTGAAACTGGCAAGATAGAAATTGATTTACTTAGCCCGGGCTGGATCATCTTTGCCGACGGTTTCCACAATGGCCTGTACAAACTGGAAACCCGTCGGCTATTCGATATCCTTATCGCCTTAACATTATTGATTATCACTTCCCCTCTTATTCTGGCCACATACCTTGCGATCAAACTGGATGATGGTTTTTCAGCCCCCGCACTGTTTCGCCAGATTCGAACCGGGTTGGGTGGCGAGCCTTTTGAGCTCATTAAGTTTCGCAGCATGGTCATCGATGCAGAAAAAGATGGCGCGGTCTGGGCCAGTAAAAATGATCCACGCACCACACGAATCGGAAAAATACTGCGGACCTACCGCTTTGATGAACTGCCTCAGCTGATCAATGTGTTACGCGGGGATATGAGCTTTGTTGGACCCCGACCAGAGCGTCCTGAATTTATCGAGCAACTGAAAGAACAAATACCCTATTACGATGAGCGTCACCGTATCAAGCCCGGGCTAGCGGGCTGGGCCCAGCTCTGCTACCCCTACGGTGCAACCATCAACGACGCTCGTCAAAAGTTCAAATACGATCTCTACTACCTAAAAAACCACAGTCTGTTTCTCGATATATTAATCCTGATACAGACCGCTGAGGTTATTCTTTTTGGCAAGGGTGCGCGCTAA
- a CDS encoding DMT family transporter, which produces MPTLALLCAVLLWSSSFIALKIAFDSYSPMAVIFARMITATFCFILLLPMLGRPRYQKGDWRYLVAMAACEPCLYFIFEAYALLNTSAAQAGMISATLPLLVALGAFLFLKEKITRLSLAGFVIAVGGSVWLSLHSPSNEQAPNPLLGNFLEFLAMCCAAGYTLILKHLSSRYRALFLTAVQAWIGSVFFLPLALYEGIPTTFELEGILAILYLGVIVTLGAYGLFNYAVGQMPASLATSFINLLPLCTAVLAVLILGETFTLFQVLAAGVVLLGVFIGRMGHRG; this is translated from the coding sequence TTGCCGACGCTGGCCTTACTGTGCGCCGTTCTGCTCTGGAGCAGCTCATTCATAGCATTGAAAATAGCCTTTGACAGCTATTCTCCCATGGCTGTGATTTTCGCGAGGATGATCACGGCAACCTTCTGCTTTATTCTTCTACTGCCCATGCTAGGCCGCCCCAGATACCAGAAGGGTGACTGGCGTTATCTGGTGGCCATGGCCGCATGTGAGCCCTGTCTCTACTTTATTTTTGAGGCCTATGCTCTGCTTAATACAAGTGCTGCACAGGCCGGAATGATTTCAGCTACCCTGCCTTTGCTGGTCGCCCTGGGGGCATTTCTGTTCCTTAAGGAAAAAATTACCCGACTGTCATTGGCAGGTTTCGTAATCGCCGTCGGCGGCAGTGTCTGGCTGAGCTTACACAGTCCAAGCAATGAACAGGCCCCCAACCCGCTGCTGGGCAACTTTCTTGAGTTCCTGGCGATGTGCTGCGCCGCGGGATACACATTGATACTGAAACATCTATCAAGCCGATATCGAGCGCTGTTTCTGACAGCCGTTCAGGCCTGGATAGGATCTGTCTTTTTCCTGCCCCTGGCGCTTTACGAAGGCATTCCAACCACGTTTGAACTGGAAGGTATTCTGGCAATTCTTTATCTGGGAGTAATCGTTACCCTGGGTGCTTATGGTCTGTTTAACTACGCGGTCGGCCAGATGCCTGCCTCGCTGGCGACCAGCTTTATCAATCTGCTCCCCCTGTGTACTGCAGTCCTGGCGGTGTTAATTCTGGGTGAGACCTTCACCCTGTTTCAGGTGCTCGCTGCCGGGGTCGTTTTGCTGGGAGTTTTCATTGGCCGCATGGGTCACAGAGGTTGA
- a CDS encoding SDR family oxidoreductase: MQSLKGKTIIITGGSRGIGREIALRCAKDGANLVIAAKSATEHKHLDGTIFSVAKEVEAAGGKALPIQVDVRDPEQVAAMAAEAAKTFGGIDALINNAGAIRLTNVENTEIKRFDLMSQVNSRAVLVCSQAVLPYLKKSENPHIISLSPPLDMDPRWFKNHAPYTITKYGMSMLSIGMAEEFRSKGIAVNTLWPRTIIATAAIEFELGGRRAFDRARTPAIMADAAWEILRSENLELTGRTLIDETLLRERGVTDFDCYRYNPDGGELMPDLFV, from the coding sequence ATGCAGTCGCTTAAAGGAAAAACAATTATTATCACTGGTGGCAGCCGGGGCATTGGCCGGGAAATCGCCCTGCGCTGTGCCAAAGATGGTGCCAATCTCGTTATTGCTGCCAAATCTGCCACGGAACACAAGCACCTTGATGGCACCATTTTTTCAGTCGCCAAGGAGGTTGAAGCCGCTGGCGGTAAAGCCTTACCAATTCAGGTCGATGTCAGAGATCCTGAACAGGTCGCAGCAATGGCAGCCGAAGCCGCCAAGACATTTGGTGGCATTGATGCCTTGATCAACAACGCCGGAGCGATTCGCTTAACCAACGTCGAAAATACCGAAATCAAACGTTTTGACCTGATGAGCCAGGTGAATTCCCGTGCCGTACTCGTCTGCTCCCAGGCCGTTCTTCCCTACCTGAAAAAGTCAGAGAATCCCCATATTATTAGTCTGTCACCGCCTCTGGATATGGACCCACGATGGTTCAAGAACCACGCCCCCTACACCATCACCAAATACGGCATGTCGATGTTGAGCATCGGCATGGCAGAGGAGTTTCGTAGCAAAGGCATCGCCGTCAATACCCTGTGGCCACGCACTATTATTGCCACAGCGGCGATTGAATTTGAGCTGGGAGGTCGCCGAGCCTTTGACCGTGCCCGCACTCCAGCCATCATGGCCGATGCAGCCTGGGAAATATTGCGCAGTGAAAATCTTGAACTGACTGGCCGAACCCTGATCGACGAAACACTGCTACGTGAACGCGGTGTCACCGACTTCGATTGCTATCGTTACAACCCAGACGGCGGCGAATTAATGCCCGACCTGTTCGTTTAA
- a CDS encoding acetyl/propionyl/methylcrotonyl-CoA carboxylase subunit alpha, producing the protein MPAIEKVLVANRGEIAVRVLRSARSLGYRTVAVFSQADRHSLHVAEADEAICIGEGPVQSSYLDAEQILKAAQRTGANAVHPGYGFLSENAEFSAACEQAGLIFIGPSAQAIELMGSKRQSKIAMIDAGVPTVPGYEGEDQSLATLRDAANRIGFPLMIKASAGGGGRGMRLVTESAELEQELERAASEALSAFGNDELILEKAVIAPRHIEIQVFGDQLGNCIHLGERDCSIQRRHQKVVEEAPSPFVDETLRQKMGAAAVKAAQACQYVGAGTVEFLVDSDRNFYFLEMNTRLQVEHPVTELVTNTDLVAWQLRVAEGLPLPLTQDEVTLSGHAIEVRLYAEDPAHNYLPQTGIVTDWSPANLEGLRIDHNLATGSEISPFYDSMQAKIICWGETREVARRRLVRSLEETTLFGVRTNKHFLRNILKHENFAQGLSTTAFINDQFSDDPSLRMETIPDLPLALATGLLVAHDENFGAHNSWHSAASARTRLSLRSNDSDHIVYCTALPDSNSKTIDIENGTTIKFDELLITEPGHVEFMLAGQLNRARFSLQSSTLELEIDGAYYAIENRSQLSTHNAAEGSATEVKAPMDGSLVALMVNSGDKVTRGQTLAVVEAMKMEHPLKAEIDGVVEDIRGQCGDQVKTRQTLIHLSILAPDEQ; encoded by the coding sequence ATGCCTGCTATAGAGAAAGTATTGGTTGCGAATCGTGGAGAAATTGCGGTTCGCGTATTACGTTCTGCACGATCCCTTGGATATCGAACTGTCGCAGTTTTTAGCCAGGCGGATCGCCACTCACTTCACGTTGCAGAGGCCGATGAGGCTATCTGCATCGGGGAAGGGCCGGTTCAGTCTTCCTACCTTGATGCCGAACAAATACTAAAGGCTGCTCAACGCACCGGGGCCAATGCGGTCCATCCTGGCTATGGTTTCCTGTCCGAGAATGCCGAGTTTTCGGCCGCGTGTGAGCAGGCAGGGTTGATCTTCATCGGCCCTTCAGCCCAGGCTATTGAGTTGATGGGTTCCAAGCGCCAGTCGAAAATTGCCATGATCGATGCCGGCGTACCAACGGTTCCCGGCTATGAAGGTGAAGACCAATCGCTTGCCACATTGCGCGACGCTGCCAACCGAATTGGTTTCCCTCTGATGATCAAGGCATCTGCTGGCGGTGGAGGCCGTGGCATGCGCCTCGTTACAGAATCGGCCGAGCTGGAACAGGAACTGGAACGCGCCGCATCGGAAGCACTTTCCGCCTTCGGTAACGATGAGTTGATTCTGGAAAAAGCCGTTATTGCGCCGCGTCATATTGAAATCCAGGTTTTCGGTGATCAGCTGGGTAACTGCATTCACCTTGGCGAGAGGGATTGCTCTATCCAGCGGCGCCATCAGAAAGTCGTTGAAGAGGCTCCCTCACCTTTTGTTGACGAAACGCTTCGCCAGAAAATGGGCGCCGCCGCCGTTAAAGCGGCTCAAGCCTGCCAATACGTCGGAGCAGGTACGGTTGAATTCCTGGTCGACAGCGATCGCAATTTCTATTTCCTGGAAATGAATACCCGCTTGCAAGTCGAACACCCGGTGACCGAATTGGTGACCAATACAGACCTGGTCGCCTGGCAGCTCAGAGTGGCTGAGGGATTACCTCTGCCCCTGACACAGGATGAAGTCACATTATCCGGACACGCGATAGAGGTTCGGCTTTATGCGGAAGATCCGGCACACAACTATTTACCGCAAACGGGTATTGTAACGGACTGGAGTCCCGCGAACCTTGAGGGGCTACGTATCGATCATAATCTGGCAACCGGTAGCGAGATTTCACCCTTTTATGATTCCATGCAGGCCAAGATAATTTGTTGGGGAGAGACACGAGAAGTCGCTCGCCGGCGTCTGGTTCGCTCTCTGGAAGAAACCACCCTTTTTGGTGTTCGCACCAACAAGCACTTCCTGCGAAACATACTCAAGCATGAGAATTTCGCTCAGGGACTCTCCACGACCGCCTTTATTAACGATCAGTTCAGTGATGACCCCTCACTAAGGATGGAGACCATTCCCGATTTACCGCTAGCACTTGCTACCGGTCTTCTGGTTGCCCACGATGAAAACTTTGGCGCACACAACTCATGGCATTCGGCTGCTTCGGCCAGAACCCGCTTAAGTCTGCGCAGTAATGACAGTGACCACATCGTTTATTGCACGGCACTACCTGATAGCAATAGCAAAACGATTGATATCGAAAACGGAACTACCATCAAGTTTGACGAGTTATTGATCACCGAACCTGGCCATGTTGAATTTATGCTTGCAGGACAATTAAACCGAGCCCGTTTCTCGTTGCAATCATCAACACTGGAGCTGGAAATTGATGGCGCCTATTACGCCATCGAAAACCGTAGCCAACTTTCAACGCACAATGCAGCCGAGGGTTCCGCAACGGAGGTAAAAGCCCCAATGGACGGCAGCCTGGTAGCCTTGATGGTCAATTCAGGCGACAAGGTAACTCGTGGGCAGACCCTCGCGGTCGTTGAAGCCATGAAGATGGAGCATCCTTTAAAAGCTGAAATAGATGGTGTTGTGGAAGACATTCGCGGTCAATGCGGCGATCAGGTAAAAACTCGTCAAACCCTGATTCATCTCTCAATATTAGCGCCAGACGAACAATAG